In Agrobacterium tumefaciens, a single genomic region encodes these proteins:
- a CDS encoding twin-arginine translocase TatA/TatE family subunit, whose amino-acid sequence MGSFSVWHWLIVLVIVLVLFGRGKIPELMGDVAKGIKSFKKGMADEDQTPPPADANTKTVDHKADEIK is encoded by the coding sequence ATGGGTTCTTTTAGTGTGTGGCATTGGCTCATCGTGCTGGTGATTGTTCTCGTCCTCTTCGGACGTGGCAAGATTCCGGAATTGATGGGTGATGTCGCCAAGGGCATCAAGAGCTTCAAGAAGGGCATGGCTGACGAAGACCAGACGCCGCCGCCGGCCGATGCCAACACGAAGACCGTCGACCACAAGGCTGACGAGATCAAGTAA
- the serS gene encoding serine--tRNA ligase: protein MHDIKWIRENPEAFDAALARRGAEPAAAGLIALDEKRRSVIQSLQDMQSRRNAASKDIGAAMAQKNMELAEKLKAEVADIKENMPRAEEEDRQVTAELNDALSRLPNMPFNDVPDGKDEHDNVVTRVTGQKPGWNHEAKEHFEIGEALGYMDFERAAKLSGSRFTVLTSQLARLERALGQFMIDLHTREHGYTEVSSPLMVRDEAMFGTGQLPKFAEDLFRTTDGRWLIPTAEVTLTNLVSGEILEQEKLPLRFTALTPSFRSEAGSAGRDTRGMLRQHQFWKCELVSITDAESAVAEHERMTACAEEVLKRLGLHFRTLTLCTGDMGFSARKTYDLEVWLPGQNTYREISSCSVCGDFQARRMNARYRGKDDKATKFVHTLNGSGTAVGRCLIAVLENYLNDDGSVTIPDVLLPYMGGLTRIEKAV, encoded by the coding sequence ATGCACGACATTAAATGGATACGCGAAAACCCCGAAGCTTTTGACGCGGCGCTTGCACGCCGTGGCGCGGAGCCTGCTGCGGCAGGTCTGATCGCTCTCGATGAAAAGCGCCGTTCCGTCATCCAGTCCCTGCAGGACATGCAGTCGCGCCGCAATGCCGCCTCCAAGGACATCGGCGCCGCCATGGCGCAGAAGAACATGGAGCTTGCCGAAAAGCTCAAGGCAGAAGTCGCCGACATCAAGGAAAACATGCCGCGCGCCGAGGAGGAGGACCGTCAGGTTACCGCCGAGTTGAACGACGCCCTGTCGCGCCTGCCGAACATGCCCTTCAACGATGTGCCCGATGGCAAGGACGAGCACGACAATGTGGTGACCCGCGTCACCGGCCAGAAGCCCGGCTGGAACCACGAGGCCAAGGAGCACTTCGAGATTGGCGAAGCGCTCGGCTACATGGATTTCGAGCGGGCGGCCAAGCTCTCCGGTTCGCGTTTCACGGTGCTGACCAGCCAGCTGGCGCGTCTGGAGCGCGCACTCGGCCAGTTCATGATCGATCTGCACACCCGCGAGCACGGCTATACCGAAGTCTCCTCGCCGCTGATGGTGCGCGATGAGGCGATGTTCGGCACCGGCCAATTGCCGAAGTTTGCCGAGGACCTGTTCAGGACCACCGATGGCCGCTGGCTTATCCCGACGGCGGAAGTGACGCTGACCAACCTCGTGTCGGGTGAAATTCTCGAGCAGGAAAAACTGCCGCTGCGCTTCACGGCGCTGACGCCTTCCTTCCGTTCGGAAGCGGGCTCGGCCGGACGCGATACGCGCGGCATGCTGCGCCAGCACCAGTTCTGGAAATGCGAGCTTGTTTCCATAACCGATGCGGAAAGTGCTGTTGCCGAACATGAGCGCATGACGGCCTGCGCCGAAGAAGTGCTGAAACGTTTGGGACTGCATTTCCGCACCCTGACGCTCTGCACCGGCGACATGGGCTTCAGCGCCCGCAAGACCTACGATCTGGAAGTGTGGCTGCCCGGCCAGAACACCTATCGCGAAATTTCCTCCTGCTCGGTCTGCGGCGATTTCCAGGCGCGTCGCATGAATGCGCGTTATCGCGGCAAGGACGACAAGGCGACGAAGTTCGTGCATACGCTGAACGGCTCCGGCACCGCCGTCGGCCGCTGCCTGATTGCGGTTCTCGAAAATTACCTGAACGACGACGGTTCCGTCACAATTCCGGACGTGCTGCTGCCCTATATGGGCGGTCTGACGCGGATCGAGAAGGCGGTCTGA
- a CDS encoding segregation and condensation protein A, whose protein sequence is MAADKSRNSTPMDKLWQDVTPERLTGEAGLVIDVAGFEGPLDLLLHLARTQKVDLSRISVLALAEQYLQFVESARRVRIELAADYLVMAAWLAFLKSKLLIPQQSKDDGPSGEEMAATLAFRLKRLEAMREAAERLVNRAQLGRDVFARGAPEHIPHINRSAYEANLYDLLSAYANLRQRQAITQVTIEKRQVWSLVEARELLTHLLGDVGEWTVLDQYLLQYVPDPAMRVTAIASAFAASLELVREGSLQIRQEGAFQPIYMRRGTRDDRAVNAERTENDE, encoded by the coding sequence ATGGCCGCAGACAAGTCTCGCAATTCGACGCCGATGGACAAGCTCTGGCAGGATGTGACGCCGGAGCGGCTGACGGGTGAGGCCGGGCTGGTGATCGATGTCGCGGGTTTCGAAGGCCCGCTCGATCTTCTCCTGCACCTTGCCCGCACCCAGAAGGTCGATCTGTCACGCATTTCGGTGCTGGCGCTTGCCGAGCAATATCTGCAATTCGTGGAAAGCGCACGCCGCGTGCGTATCGAGCTTGCCGCCGATTATCTGGTCATGGCGGCCTGGCTCGCCTTCCTGAAATCCAAGCTGCTCATTCCGCAGCAATCCAAGGATGACGGCCCCTCCGGTGAGGAAATGGCCGCGACGCTGGCCTTCCGGCTGAAGCGCCTGGAGGCAATGCGCGAGGCGGCGGAACGTCTCGTCAACCGCGCCCAGCTTGGCCGCGATGTTTTTGCCCGTGGTGCGCCGGAGCATATTCCGCATATCAACCGCTCGGCCTACGAGGCCAATCTCTACGATCTGCTGAGCGCCTATGCCAATCTGCGCCAGCGACAGGCCATCACCCAGGTCACGATTGAAAAGCGGCAGGTCTGGTCGCTGGTGGAAGCGCGCGAGCTTCTGACGCATCTGCTCGGCGATGTGGGCGAATGGACGGTGCTCGACCAATATCTGCTGCAATATGTGCCCGATCCCGCCATGCGGGTGACGGCAATCGCCAGCGCCTTTGCCGCCTCGCTGGAGCTGGTGCGCGAGGGATCGCTGCAAATCCGCCAGGAGGGGGCTTTCCAGCCCATCTATATGCGTCGTGGCACAAGGGACGACCGTGCGGTGAATGCCGAGAGGACTGAGAACGATGAATGA
- a CDS encoding multidrug effflux MFS transporter has translation MKSSRFLDRTTPPHIITLVVIAGVAALCMNLFLPSLSAMALYFEIDYAVMQFAVSGYLAATACLQLVIGPLSDLFGRRPVMLASIAIMIAATLVCMLASDISVFMIGRVAQAAVVSGFVLARAIVRDMVPMEQAASMIGYVTMGMSVVPMVGPTVGGLLNDFSGWQSSFALLALLGAGILVLAWFDLGETNQSKSASFSQQFHAWPELLRSPLFWGYALTSTFSSGMFFSFLGGAPFVGSVLYGLTPAMLGLQFFFMASGYMLGNFVSGRYASQIGISRMMLSGNVIAITGIVTAIALILAGAESAYAFFVPLALIGVGNGVTLPSANAGMVSVQPHLAGSASGLGGAMTIGGGAALSVLASSVLSKEDGTWPLLLVMLATGLVALLTTYIVRLQEQRL, from the coding sequence ATGAAGAGCAGCCGTTTCCTCGACCGGACCACCCCGCCCCACATCATTACGCTTGTCGTGATCGCCGGCGTCGCGGCGCTGTGCATGAACCTGTTCCTGCCTTCGCTTTCAGCCATGGCGCTCTATTTCGAGATCGACTACGCCGTGATGCAGTTCGCCGTGTCGGGCTATCTTGCCGCCACCGCCTGCCTGCAGCTCGTCATCGGCCCGCTCTCCGACCTTTTCGGCCGCCGCCCTGTGATGCTGGCGAGCATTGCAATCATGATCGCCGCCACGCTGGTCTGCATGCTGGCGTCCGATATCTCCGTCTTCATGATCGGGCGCGTGGCACAGGCGGCCGTCGTTTCCGGATTCGTGCTCGCCCGCGCCATCGTGCGCGACATGGTGCCGATGGAGCAGGCCGCCTCGATGATAGGCTATGTGACCATGGGCATGTCCGTGGTGCCGATGGTCGGCCCCACCGTCGGCGGCCTGCTGAACGACTTCTCCGGCTGGCAGTCCAGCTTTGCGCTGCTTGCGCTTCTCGGCGCCGGCATTCTGGTGCTCGCCTGGTTCGATCTCGGCGAAACCAATCAAAGCAAGTCGGCGAGCTTTTCGCAGCAGTTCCATGCCTGGCCGGAGCTTCTGCGCTCGCCGCTGTTCTGGGGTTATGCGCTGACCTCGACCTTCTCGTCGGGCATGTTCTTTTCCTTCCTCGGCGGCGCGCCCTTCGTCGGCAGCGTGCTTTACGGGCTGACACCCGCCATGCTTGGCCTGCAGTTCTTTTTCATGGCCAGCGGTTACATGCTCGGCAACTTCGTCTCCGGCCGTTATGCCAGCCAGATCGGCATCAGCAGAATGATGCTCTCGGGCAATGTCATCGCCATCACCGGCATCGTCACGGCCATCGCACTGATCTTGGCCGGGGCGGAAAGCGCCTATGCGTTTTTCGTACCGCTTGCGCTGATCGGCGTTGGCAACGGCGTAACGCTGCCGAGCGCCAATGCCGGCATGGTCAGCGTCCAGCCGCATCTGGCAGGCTCTGCCTCCGGTCTCGGCGGCGCGATGACCATCGGCGGCGGTGCGGCGCTTTCGGTGCTCGCCTCCTCGGTCCTGTCCAAGGAGGACGGAACCTGGCCGCTTCTTCTGGTGATGCTGGCGACCGGCCTTGTCGCCCTTCTCACCACCTATATCGTCAGACTGCAGGAACAGCGGCTATGA
- the tatB gene encoding Sec-independent protein translocase protein TatB, translated as MFDIGWSELLVIAVVLIVVVGPKDLPPMIRAFGKTMAGLRKMAGDFRTQFDEALKEADMDDVRQTISDVRNLNPTNSLRDAMNPLRQLGNEIKSDLQKATAVPEGLSSTAAPATSEPVAPLVSVPEPEMKLPDAPPAVVAASTPVAAAAVAVEKPKRARAKSIATVEAEAVAAKPKRASRSKAAATPETVATTKASEPAAPKPTVKAVAKKATVKKVAAEKAVAVADAKPAKTARTKAAKPKKDEA; from the coding sequence ATGTTTGATATCGGCTGGAGCGAGCTTCTGGTGATTGCGGTCGTGTTGATCGTGGTCGTCGGACCGAAAGACTTGCCGCCCATGATCCGCGCCTTCGGCAAGACGATGGCCGGCCTTCGCAAGATGGCGGGGGATTTTCGCACCCAGTTCGATGAGGCCTTGAAAGAGGCCGACATGGACGATGTGCGCCAGACCATCTCCGATGTCCGCAATCTCAACCCCACCAACTCGCTGCGCGATGCGATGAACCCGCTTCGCCAGCTGGGCAACGAGATCAAGTCCGATCTGCAGAAGGCAACGGCCGTACCCGAAGGCCTGTCGTCCACTGCCGCACCCGCGACGAGCGAGCCGGTGGCGCCGCTGGTCAGCGTGCCGGAGCCTGAGATGAAGCTGCCGGATGCGCCGCCTGCCGTTGTCGCCGCATCTACTCCGGTTGCCGCAGCCGCGGTTGCGGTAGAGAAACCGAAACGCGCACGGGCGAAATCGATTGCGACCGTCGAGGCCGAAGCGGTTGCTGCCAAGCCGAAGCGCGCCAGCCGCAGCAAGGCCGCGGCAACGCCGGAAACTGTCGCCACGACGAAGGCCAGCGAACCAGCCGCCCCGAAGCCCACCGTGAAGGCAGTCGCCAAAAAGGCGACGGTCAAGAAGGTCGCAGCCGAAAAGGCGGTGGCGGTGGCTGATGCAAAGCCGGCCAAAACGGCAAGAACCAAGGCTGCGAAGCCCAAAAAGGATGAAGCATGA
- the surE gene encoding 5'/3'-nucleotidase SurE, producing MRILLTNDDGIHAEGLAVLERIARTLSDDVWIVAPETDQSGLAHSLTLSEPLRLRKVSDKHFALRGTPTDCVIMGIREVLPEKPDLVLSGVNAGANMADDVTYSGTIAGAIEGTLQGVRSFALSQAFSHGESRVVPWEVAETYAPDLIRKLIDVDLPDGTFLNLNFPNCAPKDVQGVSVTGQGKLDFGLTVEERQDGRGLPYYWLRFGERLGTFREGTDIHALKHGKISVTPLKLDLTDYTVKDRVAQALGFGVAD from the coding sequence ATGCGGATTTTGCTGACCAATGACGACGGTATCCACGCCGAAGGGCTGGCGGTGCTGGAGCGTATCGCCCGCACGCTGTCCGACGATGTCTGGATCGTCGCGCCGGAAACCGACCAGAGCGGTCTCGCACACTCGCTGACCCTTTCCGAGCCGCTCAGGCTGCGCAAGGTTTCCGACAAGCATTTCGCGCTGCGCGGTACGCCGACCGATTGCGTCATCATGGGGATTCGCGAAGTCCTGCCGGAAAAGCCCGATCTCGTGCTGTCTGGCGTCAATGCCGGTGCGAACATGGCCGATGACGTGACCTATTCCGGCACCATCGCCGGCGCCATTGAAGGCACATTGCAGGGCGTGCGTTCCTTCGCGCTCAGCCAGGCCTTCAGCCACGGCGAAAGCCGCGTCGTGCCGTGGGAGGTTGCGGAGACCTATGCGCCCGATCTCATTCGCAAGCTCATCGATGTCGATCTGCCTGACGGCACTTTCCTCAACCTCAATTTCCCCAACTGTGCGCCCAAGGATGTGCAGGGCGTGTCCGTCACCGGCCAGGGCAAGCTGGATTTCGGCCTGACGGTGGAGGAGCGGCAGGATGGTCGTGGTCTTCCGTACTATTGGCTGCGCTTCGGCGAGCGCCTCGGCACCTTCCGCGAGGGCACGGATATCCACGCTTTGAAGCACGGCAAGATTTCGGTCACACCGCTAAAGCTTGACCTGACGGACTACACGGTCAAGGATCGGGTTGCGCAAGCACTTGGATTCGGAGTCGCCGATTGA
- the mobA gene encoding molybdenum cofactor guanylyltransferase MobA produces MIAPPRKIPGLVPPGLILAGGLSRRMGSNKAMVTLGDAPLLSHVIRRITPQVSDVTINAAMTDKGNWAEGFGLPLLPDTLNGHAGPLAGVLAGMRHFRDREAAGSHFLTAPADSPFFPDDLVARLSEHLSDDAIIIAASSGQLHPVFALWPVALADDLEDWLKNDANRRIRAFLARHVTIGVAFPPLETTKGSVDPFFNINTPDELALARSYLESMEP; encoded by the coding sequence ATGATCGCCCCTCCCCGAAAAATACCCGGTCTCGTGCCCCCTGGTCTCATATTGGCCGGCGGGCTCTCGCGGCGCATGGGCAGCAACAAGGCGATGGTGACGCTGGGCGATGCGCCGCTGCTGTCCCACGTCATCCGCCGCATCACGCCGCAGGTCTCTGACGTCACCATCAATGCCGCCATGACAGACAAGGGCAACTGGGCCGAGGGTTTCGGCCTGCCGCTTTTGCCCGATACGCTGAACGGCCATGCCGGGCCGCTCGCCGGCGTTCTCGCCGGCATGCGGCATTTCCGCGATCGCGAGGCCGCCGGCAGCCATTTCCTGACCGCGCCCGCCGACAGCCCGTTTTTCCCCGATGATCTCGTGGCGCGGCTTTCCGAGCACCTGTCGGATGATGCGATCATCATCGCCGCCTCCAGCGGCCAGCTTCACCCCGTCTTCGCACTGTGGCCGGTGGCGCTTGCCGACGATCTCGAGGACTGGCTGAAGAACGATGCAAACCGCCGCATCCGTGCCTTCCTCGCCCGCCACGTCACCATCGGCGTGGCCTTCCCGCCGCTGGAAACGACCAAGGGCAGTGTTGACCCGTTCTTCAACATCAACACGCCGGATGAACTGGCTCTGGCGCGAAGCTATCTGGAGAGCATGGAACCATGA
- the tatC gene encoding twin-arginine translocase subunit TatC: MSGDTEDKPQPLIEHLMELRTRLIWALGAFFIAFIGCFAVAKHLFNLLVIPYKWAVIWAGLDVAKSSLIYTAPQEFFFTQIKVAMFGAMVLSFPVIASQLYKFVAPGLYKNERAAFLPFLIASPILFLIGAALVYFFFTPMVMWFFLAMQQLPVDGEVAISLMPKVSEYLSLIMTLVLSFGLVFQLPVVTTLLARVGLLTSDWLREKRKFAIVMAFVVAAVLTPPDPMSQIGLALPAIILYEISIYMARLVERKRAAESKSTELEET; this comes from the coding sequence ATGAGCGGGGATACCGAAGATAAGCCGCAGCCGCTTATCGAGCACCTCATGGAGCTGCGCACGCGGCTGATCTGGGCGCTAGGCGCGTTCTTCATCGCCTTTATCGGCTGTTTCGCCGTTGCCAAGCACCTCTTCAACCTGCTCGTCATTCCCTATAAGTGGGCGGTCATCTGGGCGGGTCTGGATGTGGCGAAATCGTCGCTGATCTATACCGCGCCGCAGGAATTCTTCTTCACGCAGATCAAGGTCGCCATGTTCGGCGCCATGGTGCTCTCCTTTCCGGTGATCGCCTCGCAGCTCTATAAATTCGTGGCGCCGGGTCTCTACAAGAACGAGCGCGCCGCCTTCCTGCCGTTCCTGATCGCCTCGCCGATCCTGTTCCTCATCGGTGCGGCACTCGTCTATTTCTTCTTCACACCGATGGTCATGTGGTTCTTCCTCGCCATGCAGCAATTGCCTGTTGATGGCGAGGTGGCGATTTCCTTGATGCCGAAGGTGTCGGAATATCTCAGCCTCATCATGACGCTGGTTTTGTCCTTCGGTCTGGTATTCCAGCTGCCCGTCGTCACCACGCTTCTGGCCCGCGTCGGGCTTCTGACTAGCGACTGGCTCAGGGAAAAGCGCAAATTCGCCATCGTCATGGCCTTTGTGGTCGCGGCCGTGCTGACACCGCCGGACCCCATGTCCCAGATCGGTCTTGCGCTGCCCGCGATCATTCTCTACGAGATTTCCATCTACATGGCTCGACTCGTGGAGAGGAAACGTGCGGCGGAATCCAAAAGCACGGAGCTGGAGGAGACCTGA
- the mobB gene encoding molybdopterin-guanine dinucleotide biosynthesis protein B, giving the protein MTAQKVFGIAGWKNSGKTGLAVRIVTELTARGYRVSTIKHAHHDFDIDKVGADSWRHRQAGAHEVTIVSGTRFAIMHELRGEPEPSFEDILSRLAPCDLVLIEGYKYEPVPKIEARRLEAAKTEPLAPLDPHIIAIAADHEVAGTALPVFDLDDTGAIADFIERTVGLVRR; this is encoded by the coding sequence ATGACGGCGCAGAAGGTCTTCGGCATTGCCGGCTGGAAAAATTCAGGCAAGACCGGTCTTGCGGTGCGCATCGTCACCGAACTGACGGCCCGCGGCTACCGTGTCTCCACCATCAAACACGCCCATCATGATTTCGATATCGACAAGGTCGGCGCCGATAGCTGGCGTCACCGCCAGGCGGGTGCGCACGAGGTCACCATCGTCTCCGGCACCCGCTTCGCGATCATGCATGAGCTGCGCGGCGAACCGGAGCCCTCCTTCGAGGACATCCTCTCCCGCCTTGCCCCCTGCGATCTCGTGCTGATCGAAGGTTACAAATATGAGCCCGTGCCGAAGATCGAGGCGCGTCGGCTGGAAGCGGCCAAGACCGAACCGCTCGCACCGCTCGATCCACATATCATCGCGATTGCCGCAGATCATGAGGTTGCGGGCACAGCGCTGCCGGTTTTTGATCTCGACGATACGGGTGCCATTGCTGATTTCATCGAGAGGACCGTCGGTCTGGTGAGGCGGTAA
- the scpB gene encoding SMC-Scp complex subunit ScpB, protein MVVTQDAGIEPTVFSERQLKEAERITEALVFASAEPVSVGFIAERLPRGMDVVAILQHLKAAYAGRGVNLVQVGGQWAFRTAGDLSFVIRAEEKEPKKLSRAALEVLAIIAYHQPVTRAEIEEIRGVQTSRGTLDVLMEAGWVRFRGRRRTPGRPVTIGTTVEFLDHFGLEELRDLPGLEELKGAGLLSGRIPSNFGVPLPMMSDELREDEDPITQLDLEELGLLAPGGGDGDD, encoded by the coding sequence ATGGTCGTGACGCAGGATGCGGGAATCGAACCCACGGTATTTTCCGAGCGTCAGCTGAAGGAGGCCGAGCGCATCACCGAGGCTTTGGTTTTCGCCTCGGCTGAACCGGTTTCCGTAGGTTTCATTGCCGAGCGCCTGCCGCGCGGCATGGATGTCGTCGCCATTCTGCAGCACCTGAAAGCTGCCTATGCGGGCCGGGGCGTGAACCTCGTGCAGGTGGGCGGGCAATGGGCCTTCCGAACGGCAGGTGATCTGTCCTTCGTCATCCGCGCCGAGGAAAAGGAACCGAAGAAGCTCTCGCGCGCAGCGCTGGAAGTTCTGGCGATTATCGCATATCATCAGCCGGTGACACGCGCCGAAATCGAGGAAATCCGCGGCGTGCAGACCTCGCGCGGCACGCTCGACGTGCTGATGGAGGCGGGTTGGGTGCGTTTCCGCGGTCGCAGGCGCACGCCGGGCCGGCCGGTGACGATCGGCACCACGGTGGAGTTTCTCGACCATTTCGGCCTTGAGGAATTGCGGGATTTGCCGGGCCTAGAGGAGCTGAAGGGCGCGGGGCTGCTTTCCGGCCGCATCCCCTCCAATTTCGGCGTGCCTCTGCCGATGATGAGCGATGAGCTGCGCGAGGATGAAGACCCGATCACGCAGCTTGATCTGGAAGAGCTGGGCCTGCTTGCGCCCGGTGGCGGCGATGGCGACGATTGA
- a CDS encoding peptidoglycan DD-metalloendopeptidase family protein, which yields MFAAALLASVATGCSSDATRFSGLFSSGPDRMTTASIPARQGGGAYGQAPVPQGDMNGGYASAAPQGGYANQNMAGNSYPQQSGGYGGVQPSTARASASPVQRSELSAPTAVASRDPSTRNEAMAQPFPSAQRQAAPSLAAPAQQAAAPAASTDNLTTATVRSDKNGWHTDGASSITLRPGESIATISNRYGVPEKELLRVNGLKTASSAQAGQSILIPKFGQVRNAAKDAAGNIALNRNGDQPTPLRAPDGNVAVLPSQAAARDKLSSEAGKLTPPGGKPLPPTGGYKVQPGDSLAKIARANGVSVAALKAANGISNESIRVGQTLNMPGAGTDAIKTASVPAKEAAAVKAVETASVKPEPYKAPAAVPAASAPATPATASVGDIEKKADMASIAPESTGIGKYRWPVRGAVINNFGDNVEGSRNDGINISVPEGTPIKAAENGVVIYAGNGLKQLGNTVLVRHDDGKVTVYGNAANLDVQRGQKVQRGQTIATSGMTGSAKRPQVHFEVRKDATPVNPSGFLE from the coding sequence ATGTTCGCAGCGGCATTGCTGGCAAGCGTCGCGACGGGCTGTAGCTCGGATGCAACGCGGTTCAGCGGCCTCTTTTCCAGTGGACCGGATCGGATGACTACGGCGTCAATTCCTGCCCGTCAGGGCGGCGGTGCTTACGGGCAGGCCCCGGTTCCGCAGGGCGACATGAATGGCGGTTATGCCTCTGCCGCGCCGCAGGGTGGATATGCCAATCAGAACATGGCGGGCAATTCCTATCCGCAGCAATCCGGTGGTTATGGTGGCGTTCAGCCGTCCACGGCCCGCGCTTCGGCCTCGCCGGTGCAGCGCTCCGAGCTGTCGGCGCCGACGGCGGTGGCAAGCCGCGATCCGTCGACCCGCAACGAAGCCATGGCCCAGCCTTTCCCATCCGCCCAGCGCCAGGCCGCTCCGTCTCTCGCTGCACCTGCCCAGCAGGCCGCAGCGCCCGCTGCATCCACGGACAATCTGACGACCGCGACGGTTCGTTCCGACAAGAACGGCTGGCACACGGATGGTGCATCTTCGATAACGCTGCGCCCCGGCGAAAGCATTGCGACCATCTCCAATCGCTACGGTGTCCCGGAAAAGGAACTGCTGCGGGTCAATGGTCTGAAAACCGCGTCTTCGGCGCAGGCTGGCCAGTCGATCCTCATCCCGAAATTCGGTCAGGTCCGCAACGCCGCCAAGGATGCCGCCGGCAATATCGCTCTCAACCGCAATGGCGACCAGCCGACACCGCTGCGTGCCCCGGATGGCAATGTGGCCGTGCTGCCGTCGCAGGCCGCCGCCCGTGACAAGCTTTCCTCCGAAGCCGGCAAGCTGACGCCTCCGGGCGGCAAGCCGCTGCCGCCGACCGGTGGCTACAAGGTTCAGCCGGGCGACAGCCTCGCCAAGATCGCCCGTGCAAACGGTGTGTCGGTCGCTGCGCTCAAGGCTGCCAACGGCATCTCCAACGAAAGCATCCGCGTCGGACAGACGCTCAACATGCCGGGTGCCGGCACGGATGCAATCAAGACCGCCTCCGTTCCTGCCAAGGAAGCTGCCGCAGTCAAGGCCGTCGAAACCGCATCGGTGAAGCCAGAGCCCTATAAGGCCCCGGCTGCTGTGCCCGCCGCCTCTGCGCCCGCAACACCGGCCACCGCCAGTGTCGGCGATATCGAGAAGAAGGCCGATATGGCCTCCATCGCGCCGGAATCCACCGGCATCGGCAAATATCGCTGGCCGGTTCGCGGCGCCGTCATCAACAATTTCGGTGACAATGTCGAAGGCAGCCGCAATGACGGCATCAACATCTCGGTTCCCGAGGGCACGCCGATCAAGGCCGCCGAAAACGGCGTGGTCATCTATGCCGGCAACGGTCTGAAGCAGCTCGGCAACACGGTTCTCGTCCGCCATGACGACGGCAAGGTCACGGTTTACGGCAACGCCGCCAATCTCGACGTCCAGCGCGGCCAGAAGGTTCAGCGCGGCCAGACCATCGCCACATCAGGCATGACCGGCAGCGCCAAGCGTCCGCAGGTTCACTTCGAAGTTCGCAAGGATGCGACCCCGGTGAACCCATCAGGTTTCCTTGAATAG
- a CDS encoding protein-L-isoaspartate(D-aspartate) O-methyltransferase, producing MKSAMVEKEGFAALVLRLRGEGVSDLDLLTAVEQTPRSKFVPPQFAADAYSSRTIPIDCGAFMEGADMAVKILARLQLKPGQRVLEIGTGSGFMTAIIARRVERVFSLERYKTLVQQAQNCLDDLSIRNVVIRQADGSNGLVGEGTFDRIISTAAFTTMPRFFAEQIVSGGMMIAPIIVEDDRCVMTRFSKTGSRFEKEELFEAPYLPLSSHIARHL from the coding sequence TTGAAATCTGCCATGGTCGAAAAGGAAGGTTTTGCCGCTCTCGTTCTCCGCTTGCGGGGCGAGGGGGTCTCCGATCTCGACCTTCTGACAGCGGTTGAGCAGACGCCACGTTCCAAATTCGTGCCGCCGCAATTTGCGGCCGACGCCTATTCCAGCCGCACGATCCCGATCGACTGCGGCGCCTTCATGGAAGGCGCCGACATGGCGGTGAAAATCCTTGCCCGGCTGCAGCTGAAACCCGGCCAGCGCGTGCTTGAGATCGGCACCGGCAGCGGGTTCATGACGGCGATCATCGCCCGCCGGGTAGAGCGCGTCTTTTCGCTGGAGCGTTACAAGACGCTTGTGCAGCAGGCGCAGAACTGTCTGGACGATCTTTCCATCCGCAATGTCGTCATCCGCCAGGCGGATGGCAGCAACGGTCTGGTGGGTGAGGGCACCTTCGACCGGATTATTTCTACCGCAGCCTTCACCACCATGCCCCGTTTTTTTGCCGAGCAGATCGTTTCCGGCGGTATGATGATCGCGCCTATTATCGTTGAGGATGATCGCTGCGTGATGACGCGCTTCTCCAAGACCGGCAGCCGCTTCGAGAAAGAAGAGCTGTTCGAGGCCCCCTACCTGCCGCTCAGCAGCCATATTGCCCGGCATTTGTGA